Proteins encoded together in one Amblyomma americanum isolate KBUSLIRL-KWMA chromosome 1, ASM5285725v1, whole genome shotgun sequence window:
- the LOC144125209 gene encoding uncharacterized protein LOC144125209: MLGQPKQKSKEVDARKKRDRHKTGGGSAQCTVSAQSEQVIAVASHIMTRVGNQTDSDGGIDLPPVASLPVIRLLQPMVDGAGNEEFHYAEDDWEPPLVDEPQSPAAAVGKSGATPEAIEQESNLFFPAVQPADASSTAAAGCSNATVASGAAAGPTTAEAVATGNPFQT, encoded by the exons atgctgggccaacCTAAACAAAAGTCCAAGGAAGTGGacgcgaggaaaaagagagatcgccacaagacag gaggagggtcagctcaatgcactgtgagcgctcaaagtgagcaagtcattgctgttgccagccacataatgaccagggtaggcaaccagactgactctgatggaggcatcgacctgccaccagtggcaagtttgcctgttataagattgttgcagccaatggtggatggagcaggcaatgaagaattccattatgcag aagacgactgggaacctccgctcgtggatgagccgcagtcaccagcggctgctgttggtaagagtggggcaactccagaagcaattgagcaggagagcaatctcttttttcctgctgtgcaacctgctgatgcttccagcacagctgcagcaggctgcagcaatgctacagttgcttctggagctgccgctggtcccactactgctgaagcagtggccaccg gaAACCCATTTCAGACCTAA